One genomic region from Zalophus californianus isolate mZalCal1 chromosome 2, mZalCal1.pri.v2, whole genome shotgun sequence encodes:
- the POU4F2 gene encoding POU domain, class 4, transcription factor 2 — translation MMMMSLNSKQAFSMPHSGSLHVEPKYSALHSASPGSSAPAAPSASSPSSSSNAGGGGGSGGGGGGRSSSSSSSGSSGSGGGGSEAMRRACLPTPPSNIFGGLDESLLARAEALAAVDIVSQSKSHHHHPPHHSPFKPDATYHTMNTIPCTSAASSSSVPISHPSALAGTHHHHHHHHHHHHQPHQALEGELLEHLSPGLALGAMAGPDGAVVSTPTHAPHMATMNPMHQAALSMAHAHGLPSHMGCMSDVDADPRDLEAFAERFKQRRIKLGVTQADVGSALANLKIPGVGSLSQSTICRFESLTLSHNNMIALKPILQAWLEEAEKSHREKLTKPELFNGAEKKRKRTSIAAPEKRSLEAYFAIQPRPSSEKIAAIAEKLDLKKNVVRVWFCNQRQKQKRMKYSAGI, via the exons atgatgatgatgtccCTGAACAGCAAGCAGGCGTTCAGCATGCCGCACAGCGGCAGCCTGCACGTGGAGCCCAAGTACTCGGCACTGCACAGCGCCTCGCCCGGCTCCTCCGCGCCCGCGGCGCCCTCCGCTAGCTCCCCCAGCAGCTCGAGCAATGCTGGCGGCGGTGGTGGCAGTGGCGGGGGCGGTGGAGGCCGTAGCAGCAGCTCCAGTAGCAGTGGCagcagcggcagcggcggcgggggCTCCGAGGCGATGCGGAGAGCGTGTCTTCCAACCCCACCG AGCAATATATTCGGCGGGCTGGATGAGAGTCTGCTGGCCCGAGCCGAGGCTCTGGCGGCCGTGGACATCGTCTCCCAGAGCAagagccaccaccaccacccgccCCACCACAGCCCCTTCAAGCCAGACGCTACCTACCACACCATGAACACCATCCCGTGCACGTCGGCTGCCTCTTCTTCGTCGGTGCCCATCTCGCACCCGTCCGCGCTGGCGGGCAcgcaccaccatcaccaccatcaccaccaccaccaccatcagccgCATCAGGCGCTTGAGGGCGAGCTGCTGGAGCACCTGAGTCCCGGGCTGGCCCTGGGTGCCATGGCGGGCCCCGACGGCGCCGTAGTGTCCACGCCAACTCACGCGCCGCACATGGCTACCATGAACCCCATGCACCAAGCAGCGCTCAGCATGGCCCACGCGCATGGGCTGCCCTCACACATGGGCTGCATGAGCGACGTGGACGCCGACCCCCGGGACCTGGAGGCATTCGCCGAGCGCTTCAAGCAGCGACGCATCAAGCTGGGGGTGACCCAGGCCGATGTGGGCTCCGCGCTGGCCAACCTCAAGATCCCTGGCGTGGGCTCGCTTAGCCAGAGCACCATCTGCAGGTTCGAGTCCCTGACCTTGTCGCACAACAATATGATCGCGCTGAAACCCATCCTGCAAGCGTGGCTcgaggaggctgagaagtcccaccgCGAGAAGCTCACCAAGCCCGAGCTCTTCAACGGCGCGGAGAAGAAGCGCAAGCGCACCTCTATCGCCGCGCCAGAGAAGCGTTCGCTTGAAGCCTACTTCGCCATCCAGCCGCGGCCCTCCTCCGAGAAGATCGCCGCCATCGCGGAGAAGCTGGACCTTAAGAAAAACGTGGTGCGCGTCTGGTTCTGCAAccagaggcagaaacagaaaagaatgaaatattctgCGGGCATTTAG